The following are encoded together in the Malaya genurostris strain Urasoe2022 chromosome 3, Malgen_1.1, whole genome shotgun sequence genome:
- the LOC131434049 gene encoding plasma membrane calcium-transporting ATPase 2 isoform X2 → MATIDGRPAQYQISLKNLREIMEHRGREGVAIVNEYGGVHEICRKLYTSPNEGLSGSKADIEHRRETFGSNIIPPKPPKSFLTLVWEALQDVTLIILEIAAIISLLLSFYQPADDDEPVIEEEEEHYSWIEGLAILISVFVVVIVTAFNDYSKEKQFRGLQSKIEGEHVFAVIRGGDAIQINIGDIVVGDICQIKYGDLLPADGILIQSNDLKIDESSLTGESDHVKKSESTDPMVLSGTHVMEGSGKMVVTAVGVNSQAGIIFTLLGAAVDEHEAAAKKKKKDAKKTKKLKDGDEITNNSHHPSLKPQTTVDSITSDDGGEAKGSSGGGGGHGGKEKSVLQAKLTKLAIQIGYAGSTIAVLTVIILIVQFCIQTFVIEQKPWRNSYANNLVKHFIIGVTVLVVAVPEGLPLAVTLSLAYSVKKMMKDNNLVRHLDACETMGNATAICSDKTGTLTTNRMTVVQSYICEKLCKVTPKFNDIPRIVGESIAEGISLNSAFTTCLMPGLNPGDPLQQVGNKTECALLGFVQGLGKSYQSIRDAHPEDSFTRVYTFNSVRKSMSTVIPKPGGGYRVYSKGASEMILKKSAFIYGQDGVLEKFTRDMQERLLHQVIEPMACDGLRTICIAFRDFVPGKPEINQVHYEGEPNWDDEENIVCNLTCLCVVGIEDPVRPEVPDAIRKCQRAGITVRMVTGDNINTARSIATKCGIIRPQDDFLILEGKEFNRRIRDSNGDIQQHLLDKVWPKLRVLARSSPTDKYNLVKGIIDSKVSDNREVVAVTGDGTNDGPALKKADVGFAMGIAGTDVAKEASDIILTDDNFSSIVKAVMWGRNVYDSIAKFLQFQLTVNVVAVIVAFIGACAVQDSPLKAVQMLWMNLIMDTLASLALATEMPTTELLLRKPYGRTKPLISRTMMKNILGQAVYQLVIVFGLLFVGDRILDIESGRGQPLNSEATQHFTIIFNVFVFMTLFNELNARKIHGQRNIFQGLFTNPIFYSIWIITLVSQVFIIQFGKVAFSTKALNVEQWLWSVFLGFGTLIWAQLVTSIPTRKMPKKMAWGRGEGAEYAEAIRLGEERYDSLENDKKPRAGQILWIRGLTRLQTQLRVVRAFRSTLEDLEERRSIHSLHSLRSSRSHPGGSNIPTGRLIGTNVGDLKYIDEDQRLHNNQHIIEKFAVWTKSTTV, encoded by the exons ATGGCGACGATAGATGGACGACCAGCGCAGTATCAGATCTCGCTGAAGAATCTGCGCGAGATCATGGAGCACCGGGGCCGAGAGGGTGTGGCCATCGTAAATGAGTATGGCGGCGTGCACGAGATCTGTCGAAAGTTGTACACGTCTCCGAATGAGGGTCTGAGCGGTTCGAAGGCGGACATCGAGCACCGGCGGGAGACGTTCGGGTCAAATATTATTCCTCCGAAGCCACCGAAATCTTTCCTAACACTGGTGTGGGAAGCACTGCAGGATGTGACTCTTATTATTTTGGAAATTGCAGCCATTATCTCGTTGCTGCTATCGTTCTACCAGCCAGCGGACGATGACGAGCCGGTGATCGAGGAAGAAGAAGAGCATTATTCATGGATCGAAGGTTTAGCAATCCTGATATCGGTGTTTGTGGTAGTAATTGTAACGGCCTTCAATGATTACTCGAAGGAAAAACAATTTCGAGGCTTACAATCGAAGATCGAAGGTGAGCATGTGTTTGCGGTTATCCGAGGTGGAGATGCGATACAAATTAACATCGGTGACATCGTGGTAGGTGATATATGTCAAATCAAGTACGGTGATCTGCTGCCAGCAGACGGTATCCTGATTCAGAGCAATGACCTTAAGATTGATGAATCATCGCTGACGGGCGAATCGGATCACGTGAAGAAGAGTGAATCAACAGATCCGATGGTCTTATCCGGAACGCACGTGATGGAAGGCAGTGGGAAGATGGTAGTCACTGCAGTTGGTGTTAATTCACAGGCTGGTATCATTTTCACTCTACTGGGAGCAGCTGTGGATGAACATGAAGCTGCtgcgaaaaaaaagaaaaaggatgCTAAGAAAACGAAGAAACTAAAGGATGGCGACGAGATTACGAACAACAGTCATCATCCGTCGTTGAAACCTCAGACTACTGTTGACTCGATCACTTCCGATGATGGAGGAGAAGCCAAGGGAAGTAGTGGTGGAGGTGGAGGCCATGGTGGCAAAGAAAAGTCTGTACTTCAAGCAAAGCTGACCAAATTGGCTATTCAGATTGGTTACGCCGGTTCCACAATTGCTGTACTGACGGTTATCATTCTGATCGTTCAGTTTTGCATTCAAACCTTTGTTATCGAGCAAAAGCCCTGGCGAAATTCGTACGCTAACAATCTTGTAAAACATTTCATCATCGGTGTGACAGTGCTGGTTGTTGCTGTACCCGAAGGTCTCCCATTAGCTGTCACCCTATCCCTTGCATATTCCGTGAAGAAAATGATGAAAGATAACAACTTGGTACGGCATTTGGATGCCTGTGAAACAATGGGAAATGCCACTGCCATTTGTTCGGATAAAACAGGAACATTGACTACCAATCGGATGACCGTGGTTCAGTCCTATATCTGTGAGAAGCTATGCAAAGTAACGCCTAAGTTTAACGACATTCCACGGATAGTCGGAGAATCGATTGCTGAAGGTATTTCGCTCAATTCAGCTTTTACGACATGTCTAATGCCAGGATTGAACCCGGGAGATCCGCTACAACAGGTAGGAAATAAAACCGAATGTGCACTGCTTGGTTTCGTGCAAGGCTTGGGAAAGAGCTATCAAAGTATTCGCGATGCTCACCCGGAGGATTCCTTCACACGAGTATACACTTTCAATTCGGTCCGAAAGTCGATGAGTACGGTTATTCCGAAACCCGGTGGGGGCTACCGTGTATACAGTAAGGGGGCTTCGGAGATGATTCTGAAAAAGAGCGCCTTCATTTATGGACAGGATGGTGTGCTGGAGAAGTTTACACGAGATATGCAGGAGCGTTTACTGCACCAGGTGATTGAACCAATGGCATGCGATGGCCTACGCACGATTTGTATTGCATTCCGAGATTTTGTTCCCGGCAAACCAGAAATTAATCAGGTCCACTACGAAGGAGAACCGAATTGGGACGACGAAGAGAACATTGTGTGCAATTTGACATGTCTCTGTGTGGTTGGAATCGAGGATCCTGTGCGACCGGAAGTTCCTGATGCTATTCGAAAATGTCAGCGGGCCGGAATCACTGTCCGAATGGTAACAGGAGACAATATTAATACGGCTCGATCAATCGCTACAAAGTGTGGCATTATACGGCCTCAAGATGACTTCCTGATTCTCGAGGGAAAGGAGTTCAATCGACGAATCCGGGATAGCAACGGCGATATTCAGCAGCATCTGTTGGATAAAGTCTGGCCCAAACTACGGGTGTTGGCACGATCGTCTCCGACGGATAAGTATAATTTGGTGAAGGGAATCATCGACAGTAAAGTATCGGACAATCGGGAAGTGGTTGCCGTTACCGGCGACGGAACAAACGATGGACCGGCACTGAAGAAAGCAGATGTTGGATTTGCAATGGGAATTGCCGGAACGGATGTCGCCAAGGAAGCCTCCGATATCATATTGACCGATGACAATTTCAGTAGTATCGTTAAGGCCGTCATGTGGGGTCGCAACGTATATGATTCGATAGCCAAATTTTTGCAGTTCCAGTTGACAGTGAATGTTGTGGCGGTTATTGTGGCATTTATCGGTGCTTGTGCGGTTCAGGATTCTCCTCTGAAAGCTGTTCAAATGTTGTGGATGAACTTGATCATGGACACGCTGGCATCGTTGGCACTGGCTACAGAAATGCCAACGACAGAACTACTACTGCGCAAACCGTACGGCCGAACGAAACCACTTATCTCACGTACAATGATGAAGAATATACTTGGACAAGCCGTGTACCAGCTGGTGATTGTTTTCGGTCTCCTGTTTGTTGGCGATAGAATTCTGGACATCGAATCTGGTCGTGGACAGCCACTGAATTCCGAAGCCACTCAGCATTTCACTattattttcaacgtttttgtttttatgaCCCTTTTCAACGAGTTGAATGCACGCAAGATTCACGGGCAACGGAACATTTTTCAGGGTTTATTCACGAATCCAATCTTCTACAGCATCTGGATCATCACGCTAGTATCTCAGGTCTTCATCATCCAGTTCGGAAAGGTTGCCTTCTCGACCAAGGCACTCAACGTGGAACAGTGGCTGTGGAGCGTGTTCCTCGGTTTTGGTACACTGATTTGGGCCCAGCTCGTCACGTCGATCCCGACCCGCAAGATGCCAAAGAAGATGGCGTGGGGACGCGGTGAAGGTGCTGAGTATGCCGAAGCGATTCGGCTTGGCGAGGAGCGCTACGACTCActggaaaatgacaagaaacccCGTGCAGGTCAGATATTATGGATCCGTGGCCTTACTAGGCTGCAGACCCAGCTTCGTGTTGTACGTGCATTTCGATCCacattagaagatttagaagaacgTCGTTCCATTCATAGCTTGCATAGTCTTAGAAGTTCACGCAGTCATCCCGGAG GTTCCAACATCCCAACCGGCCGGCTAATAGGTACTAATGTTGGCGATCTAAAGTATATTGATGAAGATCAAAGACTTCATAATAATCAGCATATTATAG
- the LOC131434049 gene encoding plasma membrane calcium-transporting ATPase 1 isoform X3, with translation MATIDGRPAQYQISLKNLREIMEHRGREGVAIVNEYGGVHEICRKLYTSPNEGLSGSKADIEHRRETFGSNIIPPKPPKSFLTLVWEALQDVTLIILEIAAIISLLLSFYQPADDDEPVIEEEEEHYSWIEGLAILISVFVVVIVTAFNDYSKEKQFRGLQSKIEGEHVFAVIRGGDAIQINIGDIVVGDICQIKYGDLLPADGILIQSNDLKIDESSLTGESDHVKKSESTDPMVLSGTHVMEGSGKMVVTAVGVNSQAGIIFTLLGAAVDEHEAAAKKKKKDAKKTKKLKDGDEITNNSHHPSLKPQTTVDSITSDDGGEAKGSSGGGGGHGGKEKSVLQAKLTKLAIQIGYAGSTIAVLTVIILIVQFCIQTFVIEQKPWRNSYANNLVKHFIIGVTVLVVAVPEGLPLAVTLSLAYSVKKMMKDNNLVRHLDACETMGNATAICSDKTGTLTTNRMTVVQSYICEKLCKVTPKFNDIPRIVGESIAEGISLNSAFTTCLMPGLNPGDPLQQVGNKTECALLGFVQGLGKSYQSIRDAHPEDSFTRVYTFNSVRKSMSTVIPKPGGGYRVYSKGASEMILKKSAFIYGQDGVLEKFTRDMQERLLHQVIEPMACDGLRTICIAFRDFVPGKPEINQVHYEGEPNWDDEENIVCNLTCLCVVGIEDPVRPEVPDAIRKCQRAGITVRMVTGDNINTARSIATKCGIIRPQDDFLILEGKEFNRRIRDSNGDIQQHLLDKVWPKLRVLARSSPTDKYNLVKGIIDSKVSDNREVVAVTGDGTNDGPALKKADVGFAMGIAGTDVAKEASDIILTDDNFSSIVKAVMWGRNVYDSIAKFLQFQLTVNVVAVIVAFIGACAVQDSPLKAVQMLWMNLIMDTLASLALATEMPTTELLLRKPYGRTKPLISRTMMKNILGQAVYQLVIVFGLLFVGDRILDIESGRGQPLNSEATQHFTIIFNVFVFMTLFNELNARKIHGQRNIFQGLFTNPIFYSIWIITLVSQVFIIQFGKVAFSTKALNVEQWLWSVFLGFGTLIWAQLVTSIPTRKMPKKMAWGRGEGAEYAEAIRLGEERYDSLENDKKPRAGSNIPTGRLIGTNVGDLKYIDEDQRLHNNQHIIEKFAVWTKSTTV, from the exons ATGGCGACGATAGATGGACGACCAGCGCAGTATCAGATCTCGCTGAAGAATCTGCGCGAGATCATGGAGCACCGGGGCCGAGAGGGTGTGGCCATCGTAAATGAGTATGGCGGCGTGCACGAGATCTGTCGAAAGTTGTACACGTCTCCGAATGAGGGTCTGAGCGGTTCGAAGGCGGACATCGAGCACCGGCGGGAGACGTTCGGGTCAAATATTATTCCTCCGAAGCCACCGAAATCTTTCCTAACACTGGTGTGGGAAGCACTGCAGGATGTGACTCTTATTATTTTGGAAATTGCAGCCATTATCTCGTTGCTGCTATCGTTCTACCAGCCAGCGGACGATGACGAGCCGGTGATCGAGGAAGAAGAAGAGCATTATTCATGGATCGAAGGTTTAGCAATCCTGATATCGGTGTTTGTGGTAGTAATTGTAACGGCCTTCAATGATTACTCGAAGGAAAAACAATTTCGAGGCTTACAATCGAAGATCGAAGGTGAGCATGTGTTTGCGGTTATCCGAGGTGGAGATGCGATACAAATTAACATCGGTGACATCGTGGTAGGTGATATATGTCAAATCAAGTACGGTGATCTGCTGCCAGCAGACGGTATCCTGATTCAGAGCAATGACCTTAAGATTGATGAATCATCGCTGACGGGCGAATCGGATCACGTGAAGAAGAGTGAATCAACAGATCCGATGGTCTTATCCGGAACGCACGTGATGGAAGGCAGTGGGAAGATGGTAGTCACTGCAGTTGGTGTTAATTCACAGGCTGGTATCATTTTCACTCTACTGGGAGCAGCTGTGGATGAACATGAAGCTGCtgcgaaaaaaaagaaaaaggatgCTAAGAAAACGAAGAAACTAAAGGATGGCGACGAGATTACGAACAACAGTCATCATCCGTCGTTGAAACCTCAGACTACTGTTGACTCGATCACTTCCGATGATGGAGGAGAAGCCAAGGGAAGTAGTGGTGGAGGTGGAGGCCATGGTGGCAAAGAAAAGTCTGTACTTCAAGCAAAGCTGACCAAATTGGCTATTCAGATTGGTTACGCCGGTTCCACAATTGCTGTACTGACGGTTATCATTCTGATCGTTCAGTTTTGCATTCAAACCTTTGTTATCGAGCAAAAGCCCTGGCGAAATTCGTACGCTAACAATCTTGTAAAACATTTCATCATCGGTGTGACAGTGCTGGTTGTTGCTGTACCCGAAGGTCTCCCATTAGCTGTCACCCTATCCCTTGCATATTCCGTGAAGAAAATGATGAAAGATAACAACTTGGTACGGCATTTGGATGCCTGTGAAACAATGGGAAATGCCACTGCCATTTGTTCGGATAAAACAGGAACATTGACTACCAATCGGATGACCGTGGTTCAGTCCTATATCTGTGAGAAGCTATGCAAAGTAACGCCTAAGTTTAACGACATTCCACGGATAGTCGGAGAATCGATTGCTGAAGGTATTTCGCTCAATTCAGCTTTTACGACATGTCTAATGCCAGGATTGAACCCGGGAGATCCGCTACAACAGGTAGGAAATAAAACCGAATGTGCACTGCTTGGTTTCGTGCAAGGCTTGGGAAAGAGCTATCAAAGTATTCGCGATGCTCACCCGGAGGATTCCTTCACACGAGTATACACTTTCAATTCGGTCCGAAAGTCGATGAGTACGGTTATTCCGAAACCCGGTGGGGGCTACCGTGTATACAGTAAGGGGGCTTCGGAGATGATTCTGAAAAAGAGCGCCTTCATTTATGGACAGGATGGTGTGCTGGAGAAGTTTACACGAGATATGCAGGAGCGTTTACTGCACCAGGTGATTGAACCAATGGCATGCGATGGCCTACGCACGATTTGTATTGCATTCCGAGATTTTGTTCCCGGCAAACCAGAAATTAATCAGGTCCACTACGAAGGAGAACCGAATTGGGACGACGAAGAGAACATTGTGTGCAATTTGACATGTCTCTGTGTGGTTGGAATCGAGGATCCTGTGCGACCGGAAGTTCCTGATGCTATTCGAAAATGTCAGCGGGCCGGAATCACTGTCCGAATGGTAACAGGAGACAATATTAATACGGCTCGATCAATCGCTACAAAGTGTGGCATTATACGGCCTCAAGATGACTTCCTGATTCTCGAGGGAAAGGAGTTCAATCGACGAATCCGGGATAGCAACGGCGATATTCAGCAGCATCTGTTGGATAAAGTCTGGCCCAAACTACGGGTGTTGGCACGATCGTCTCCGACGGATAAGTATAATTTGGTGAAGGGAATCATCGACAGTAAAGTATCGGACAATCGGGAAGTGGTTGCCGTTACCGGCGACGGAACAAACGATGGACCGGCACTGAAGAAAGCAGATGTTGGATTTGCAATGGGAATTGCCGGAACGGATGTCGCCAAGGAAGCCTCCGATATCATATTGACCGATGACAATTTCAGTAGTATCGTTAAGGCCGTCATGTGGGGTCGCAACGTATATGATTCGATAGCCAAATTTTTGCAGTTCCAGTTGACAGTGAATGTTGTGGCGGTTATTGTGGCATTTATCGGTGCTTGTGCGGTTCAGGATTCTCCTCTGAAAGCTGTTCAAATGTTGTGGATGAACTTGATCATGGACACGCTGGCATCGTTGGCACTGGCTACAGAAATGCCAACGACAGAACTACTACTGCGCAAACCGTACGGCCGAACGAAACCACTTATCTCACGTACAATGATGAAGAATATACTTGGACAAGCCGTGTACCAGCTGGTGATTGTTTTCGGTCTCCTGTTTGTTGGCGATAGAATTCTGGACATCGAATCTGGTCGTGGACAGCCACTGAATTCCGAAGCCACTCAGCATTTCACTattattttcaacgtttttgtttttatgaCCCTTTTCAACGAGTTGAATGCACGCAAGATTCACGGGCAACGGAACATTTTTCAGGGTTTATTCACGAATCCAATCTTCTACAGCATCTGGATCATCACGCTAGTATCTCAGGTCTTCATCATCCAGTTCGGAAAGGTTGCCTTCTCGACCAAGGCACTCAACGTGGAACAGTGGCTGTGGAGCGTGTTCCTCGGTTTTGGTACACTGATTTGGGCCCAGCTCGTCACGTCGATCCCGACCCGCAAGATGCCAAAGAAGATGGCGTGGGGACGCGGTGAAGGTGCTGAGTATGCCGAAGCGATTCGGCTTGGCGAGGAGCGCTACGACTCActggaaaatgacaagaaacccCGTGCAG GTTCCAACATCCCAACCGGCCGGCTAATAGGTACTAATGTTGGCGATCTAAAGTATATTGATGAAGATCAAAGACTTCATAATAATCAGCATATTATAG
- the LOC131434049 gene encoding plasma membrane calcium-transporting ATPase 1 isoform X4 has product MATIDGRPAQYQISLKNLREIMEHRGREGVAIVNEYGGVHEICRKLYTSPNEGLSGSKADIEHRRETFGSNIIPPKPPKSFLTLVWEALQDVTLIILEIAAIISLLLSFYQPADDDEPVIEEEEEHYSWIEGLAILISVFVVVIVTAFNDYSKEKQFRGLQSKIEGEHVFAVIRGGDAIQINIGDIVVGDICQIKYGDLLPADGILIQSNDLKIDESSLTGESDHVKKSESTDPMVLSGTHVMEGSGKMVVTAVGVNSQAGIIFTLLGAAVDEHEAAAKKKKKDAKKTKKLKDGDEITNNSHHPSLKPQTTVDSITSDDGGEAKGSSGGGGGHGGKEKSVLQAKLTKLAIQIGYAGSTIAVLTVIILIVQFCIQTFVIEQKPWRNSYANNLVKHFIIGVTVLVVAVPEGLPLAVTLSLAYSVKKMMKDNNLVRHLDACETMGNATAICSDKTGTLTTNRMTVVQSYICEKLCKVTPKFNDIPRIVGESIAEGISLNSAFTTCLMPGLNPGDPLQQVGNKTECALLGFVQGLGKSYQSIRDAHPEDSFTRVYTFNSVRKSMSTVIPKPGGGYRVYSKGASEMILKKSAFIYGQDGVLEKFTRDMQERLLHQVIEPMACDGLRTICIAFRDFVPGKPEINQVHYEGEPNWDDEENIVCNLTCLCVVGIEDPVRPEVPDAIRKCQRAGITVRMVTGDNINTARSIATKCGIIRPQDDFLILEGKEFNRRIRDSNGDIQQHLLDKVWPKLRVLARSSPTDKYNLVKGIIDSKVSDNREVVAVTGDGTNDGPALKKADVGFAMGIAGTDVAKEASDIILTDDNFSSIVKAVMWGRNVYDSIAKFLQFQLTVNVVAVIVAFIGACAVQDSPLKAVQMLWMNLIMDTLASLALATEMPTTELLLRKPYGRTKPLISRTMMKNILGQAVYQLVIVFGLLFVGDRILDIESGRGQPLNSEATQHFTIIFNVFVFMTLFNELNARKIHGQRNIFQGLFTNPIFYSIWIITLVSQVFIIQFGKVAFSTKALNVEQWLWSVFLGFGTLIWAQLVTSIPTRKMPKKMAWGRGEGAEYAEAIRLGEERYDSLENDKKPRAEKFAVWTKSTTV; this is encoded by the coding sequence ATGGCGACGATAGATGGACGACCAGCGCAGTATCAGATCTCGCTGAAGAATCTGCGCGAGATCATGGAGCACCGGGGCCGAGAGGGTGTGGCCATCGTAAATGAGTATGGCGGCGTGCACGAGATCTGTCGAAAGTTGTACACGTCTCCGAATGAGGGTCTGAGCGGTTCGAAGGCGGACATCGAGCACCGGCGGGAGACGTTCGGGTCAAATATTATTCCTCCGAAGCCACCGAAATCTTTCCTAACACTGGTGTGGGAAGCACTGCAGGATGTGACTCTTATTATTTTGGAAATTGCAGCCATTATCTCGTTGCTGCTATCGTTCTACCAGCCAGCGGACGATGACGAGCCGGTGATCGAGGAAGAAGAAGAGCATTATTCATGGATCGAAGGTTTAGCAATCCTGATATCGGTGTTTGTGGTAGTAATTGTAACGGCCTTCAATGATTACTCGAAGGAAAAACAATTTCGAGGCTTACAATCGAAGATCGAAGGTGAGCATGTGTTTGCGGTTATCCGAGGTGGAGATGCGATACAAATTAACATCGGTGACATCGTGGTAGGTGATATATGTCAAATCAAGTACGGTGATCTGCTGCCAGCAGACGGTATCCTGATTCAGAGCAATGACCTTAAGATTGATGAATCATCGCTGACGGGCGAATCGGATCACGTGAAGAAGAGTGAATCAACAGATCCGATGGTCTTATCCGGAACGCACGTGATGGAAGGCAGTGGGAAGATGGTAGTCACTGCAGTTGGTGTTAATTCACAGGCTGGTATCATTTTCACTCTACTGGGAGCAGCTGTGGATGAACATGAAGCTGCtgcgaaaaaaaagaaaaaggatgCTAAGAAAACGAAGAAACTAAAGGATGGCGACGAGATTACGAACAACAGTCATCATCCGTCGTTGAAACCTCAGACTACTGTTGACTCGATCACTTCCGATGATGGAGGAGAAGCCAAGGGAAGTAGTGGTGGAGGTGGAGGCCATGGTGGCAAAGAAAAGTCTGTACTTCAAGCAAAGCTGACCAAATTGGCTATTCAGATTGGTTACGCCGGTTCCACAATTGCTGTACTGACGGTTATCATTCTGATCGTTCAGTTTTGCATTCAAACCTTTGTTATCGAGCAAAAGCCCTGGCGAAATTCGTACGCTAACAATCTTGTAAAACATTTCATCATCGGTGTGACAGTGCTGGTTGTTGCTGTACCCGAAGGTCTCCCATTAGCTGTCACCCTATCCCTTGCATATTCCGTGAAGAAAATGATGAAAGATAACAACTTGGTACGGCATTTGGATGCCTGTGAAACAATGGGAAATGCCACTGCCATTTGTTCGGATAAAACAGGAACATTGACTACCAATCGGATGACCGTGGTTCAGTCCTATATCTGTGAGAAGCTATGCAAAGTAACGCCTAAGTTTAACGACATTCCACGGATAGTCGGAGAATCGATTGCTGAAGGTATTTCGCTCAATTCAGCTTTTACGACATGTCTAATGCCAGGATTGAACCCGGGAGATCCGCTACAACAGGTAGGAAATAAAACCGAATGTGCACTGCTTGGTTTCGTGCAAGGCTTGGGAAAGAGCTATCAAAGTATTCGCGATGCTCACCCGGAGGATTCCTTCACACGAGTATACACTTTCAATTCGGTCCGAAAGTCGATGAGTACGGTTATTCCGAAACCCGGTGGGGGCTACCGTGTATACAGTAAGGGGGCTTCGGAGATGATTCTGAAAAAGAGCGCCTTCATTTATGGACAGGATGGTGTGCTGGAGAAGTTTACACGAGATATGCAGGAGCGTTTACTGCACCAGGTGATTGAACCAATGGCATGCGATGGCCTACGCACGATTTGTATTGCATTCCGAGATTTTGTTCCCGGCAAACCAGAAATTAATCAGGTCCACTACGAAGGAGAACCGAATTGGGACGACGAAGAGAACATTGTGTGCAATTTGACATGTCTCTGTGTGGTTGGAATCGAGGATCCTGTGCGACCGGAAGTTCCTGATGCTATTCGAAAATGTCAGCGGGCCGGAATCACTGTCCGAATGGTAACAGGAGACAATATTAATACGGCTCGATCAATCGCTACAAAGTGTGGCATTATACGGCCTCAAGATGACTTCCTGATTCTCGAGGGAAAGGAGTTCAATCGACGAATCCGGGATAGCAACGGCGATATTCAGCAGCATCTGTTGGATAAAGTCTGGCCCAAACTACGGGTGTTGGCACGATCGTCTCCGACGGATAAGTATAATTTGGTGAAGGGAATCATCGACAGTAAAGTATCGGACAATCGGGAAGTGGTTGCCGTTACCGGCGACGGAACAAACGATGGACCGGCACTGAAGAAAGCAGATGTTGGATTTGCAATGGGAATTGCCGGAACGGATGTCGCCAAGGAAGCCTCCGATATCATATTGACCGATGACAATTTCAGTAGTATCGTTAAGGCCGTCATGTGGGGTCGCAACGTATATGATTCGATAGCCAAATTTTTGCAGTTCCAGTTGACAGTGAATGTTGTGGCGGTTATTGTGGCATTTATCGGTGCTTGTGCGGTTCAGGATTCTCCTCTGAAAGCTGTTCAAATGTTGTGGATGAACTTGATCATGGACACGCTGGCATCGTTGGCACTGGCTACAGAAATGCCAACGACAGAACTACTACTGCGCAAACCGTACGGCCGAACGAAACCACTTATCTCACGTACAATGATGAAGAATATACTTGGACAAGCCGTGTACCAGCTGGTGATTGTTTTCGGTCTCCTGTTTGTTGGCGATAGAATTCTGGACATCGAATCTGGTCGTGGACAGCCACTGAATTCCGAAGCCACTCAGCATTTCACTattattttcaacgtttttgtttttatgaCCCTTTTCAACGAGTTGAATGCACGCAAGATTCACGGGCAACGGAACATTTTTCAGGGTTTATTCACGAATCCAATCTTCTACAGCATCTGGATCATCACGCTAGTATCTCAGGTCTTCATCATCCAGTTCGGAAAGGTTGCCTTCTCGACCAAGGCACTCAACGTGGAACAGTGGCTGTGGAGCGTGTTCCTCGGTTTTGGTACACTGATTTGGGCCCAGCTCGTCACGTCGATCCCGACCCGCAAGATGCCAAAGAAGATGGCGTGGGGACGCGGTGAAGGTGCTGAGTATGCCGAAGCGATTCGGCTTGGCGAGGAGCGCTACGACTCActggaaaatgacaagaaacccCGTGCAG